The following coding sequences are from one Ornithorhynchus anatinus isolate Pmale09 chromosome 11, mOrnAna1.pri.v4, whole genome shotgun sequence window:
- the LOC100091803 gene encoding keratin-associated protein 3-3-like, producing MACTSCCRTCCSVPTGPATTICSSDKCCRCGVCLPSTCPHTTWLLEPTCCDNTPPPCHVPQPCVPTCFLLNSCLPTPGVESIPLTTCIQPCPCEPCQPSCC from the coding sequence ATGGCTTGCACCTCCTGCTGCCGGACCTGCTGCAGCGTCCCCACCGGGCCGGCCACCACCATCTGCTCTTCGGACAAATGCTGCCGCTGCGGGGTCTGCCTGCCCAGCACCTGCCCCCACACTACTTGGCTCCTGGAGCCCACTTGCTGTGATAACACCCCGCCCCCTTGCCACGTGCCTCAGCCCTGTGTGCCCACCTGCTTCCTCCTCAATTCCTGCCTGCCCACCCCGGGCGTGGAGAGCATCCCGCTGACCACTTGCATCCAGCCTTGCCCCTGCGAACCCTGCCAGCCGAGCTGCTGCTGA